In Dysgonomonadaceae bacterium zrk40, one genomic interval encodes:
- a CDS encoding elongation factor G, with the protein MKVYKTNEIKNIAVIGNAGSGKTTLAEAMLFESGLIKRRGSVDGKNSVSDYFPVEKDYGYSVFSTVFSYEWKDKLMNFIDCPGSDDFVGGVISALHVTDMVLMLIDAANGVEVGTVNQFRYVDELKKPMVLLVNQMDHDKADYDNTLAGLREFYGNKVVPVQYPTGSGSSFDGIVDVLKQKFYKWKPGATAPEVLEIPDSEKERAGEYYQVLLEAAAENDEGLMEKYFDQGSLTEEEMRDGIHKGMLDHTLFPLFCASAEKNMAVHRVMNFLNMVAPSPNEMPAPLNSEGEEVKPDATASASLFFFKTTVEPHIGEVSYFKVMSGTVKEGDDLANSDRSSKERLAQLYTVAGQIRTKAEELHAGSIGAAVKLKDVRTGNTLNAKGIDNRFNFIKYPEPRYRRAIRAVNESNSEKMSEALTRMKEEDPTWIVEVSKELKQTIVSGQGEFHLRTLKWRLENNDKIEIEYLEPKIPYRETITKTARADYRHKKQSGGAGQFGEVHLIVEPYSEGLPMPEVYRFNGQEFKVQNRDTQVIELDWGGKLVFVNSIVGGAIDTRFLPAILKGIMGRMEQGPLTGSYARDVRVIVYDGKMHPVDSNEISFMLAGRNAFSTAFKNAGPKILEPVYDVTVSVPGDYMGDVMSDLQGRRAMIMGMESEKGFEKLKARVPLKEMNNYSTSLSSLSGGRASFTMKFASYELVPSDVQEKLLKAYEEQEKED; encoded by the coding sequence ATGAAAGTGTACAAAACAAACGAAATCAAGAACATTGCTGTCATTGGCAATGCCGGATCAGGTAAGACCACCCTCGCAGAGGCCATGCTCTTCGAGAGTGGTCTGATAAAACGACGCGGATCCGTGGATGGGAAGAACAGCGTGAGCGACTACTTCCCGGTGGAGAAGGATTATGGCTACTCGGTATTCTCCACCGTCTTCTCTTACGAGTGGAAAGATAAGTTGATGAACTTTATCGACTGCCCCGGATCGGATGATTTTGTAGGGGGAGTGATCTCCGCACTTCATGTGACCGATATGGTGCTGATGTTGATTGATGCCGCCAACGGCGTGGAGGTGGGCACCGTGAATCAGTTCCGCTACGTGGATGAATTGAAGAAACCGATGGTGCTGCTGGTGAACCAGATGGACCACGACAAGGCCGATTATGACAACACGCTGGCAGGGCTCCGCGAGTTCTACGGCAACAAGGTGGTGCCGGTGCAATACCCAACAGGCAGCGGCAGCTCCTTCGACGGCATCGTTGATGTGCTGAAACAGAAGTTCTACAAATGGAAACCTGGAGCTACCGCCCCGGAGGTGCTGGAGATTCCCGACAGTGAGAAGGAACGGGCCGGCGAATATTACCAGGTACTGCTCGAAGCGGCCGCAGAGAATGACGAGGGATTGATGGAGAAGTACTTCGACCAGGGATCGCTCACTGAAGAGGAGATGCGCGACGGCATCCACAAGGGGATGCTCGACCACACTCTCTTCCCGCTCTTCTGTGCTTCCGCAGAAAAAAACATGGCGGTGCACCGTGTCATGAACTTCCTCAACATGGTGGCCCCCTCGCCGAATGAAATGCCGGCTCCCCTCAACAGTGAAGGGGAAGAGGTGAAACCCGATGCCACTGCATCCGCCAGCCTTTTCTTCTTCAAGACCACCGTAGAACCCCATATCGGTGAAGTTTCCTACTTCAAGGTGATGTCGGGTACCGTAAAGGAAGGTGATGACCTGGCCAACAGCGACCGCTCCTCGAAGGAACGACTGGCACAGCTCTATACCGTGGCGGGACAGATCCGCACCAAGGCGGAGGAGCTGCATGCCGGCAGCATCGGTGCCGCTGTGAAGCTGAAGGACGTGCGAACCGGCAACACCCTCAACGCAAAGGGGATCGACAACCGGTTCAACTTCATCAAATACCCGGAACCGCGATATCGTCGTGCCATCCGTGCGGTGAACGAATCCAACTCCGAGAAGATGAGCGAGGCGCTCACCCGCATGAAGGAGGAGGATCCCACATGGATCGTTGAGGTCTCCAAGGAACTGAAGCAAACCATCGTATCGGGTCAGGGTGAGTTCCACCTGCGTACCCTCAAATGGCGTCTGGAAAACAACGATAAGATAGAGATCGAATACCTGGAACCGAAAATACCCTACCGTGAGACCATCACCAAAACGGCACGTGCCGACTACCGGCATAAGAAGCAGTCGGGTGGCGCCGGTCAGTTCGGCGAGGTACACCTGATTGTAGAGCCTTACAGTGAAGGGTTGCCCATGCCGGAAGTCTACCGCTTCAACGGACAGGAGTTCAAAGTACAGAACCGCGACACGCAGGTGATTGAACTTGACTGGGGCGGCAAGCTGGTCTTTGTGAACAGCATCGTGGGTGGTGCCATTGACACCCGCTTCCTGCCGGCGATTCTGAAGGGAATCATGGGTCGCATGGAGCAGGGACCGCTTACCGGCTCATACGCTCGTGACGTGCGGGTGATCGTCTACGACGGCAAGATGCACCCGGTGGACTCGAACGAAATCTCCTTCATGCTGGCAGGAAGGAACGCTTTCAGCACCGCCTTTAAGAATGCAGGCCCAAAAATTCTGGAACCGGTATATGATGTAACGGTATCCGTTCCGGGTGATTACATGGGTGATGTGATGAGCGACCTGCAGGGACGCCGTGCCATGATCATGGGCATGGAGAGTGAAAAAGGGTTTGAGAAGCTGAAGGCACGTGTACCCCTGAAAGAGATGAACAACTACTCCACCTCCCTGAGCTCTCTCTCCGGTGGCAGGGCCTCCTTCACCATGAAGTTCGCCAGCTATGAGCTGGTGCCCTCCGATGTGCAGGAGAAACTACTTAAGGCTTACGAGGAGCAGGAGAAGGAAGATTGA
- a CDS encoding cation-translocating P-type ATPase produces MKPYYSQPAEELLRQLNANADTGLSDEEVKQRLATHGPNELQSAKQKSLFAIFFEQFKSSMVVILFIAAIVSGVIGVMHHEGLTESYVILAILIINAIIGTVQERKAQSSLEALNRMSAPQTKVLRGGQVAEVVSTAIVPGDIVILDTGDIIPADLRLLEAVNMKVQESALTGESVPVEKHHGLLEEGEVPLGDRDNMAFSTSVVTYGRGKGVVVGTGMQTEVGKIAHMLQHTENTDTPMGKRLHQLGRILGYVALGICALIFGVGILYGNDWLEMLMMAVSLAVAAIPEGLQIVSTIVLAIGVQRLVKQNAIVRTLPSVETLGSTTVICSDKTGTLTQNKMTIVEGWSGGNRIDFRNAPLPEELDKDERMLLMSSLLCTDAHLKMTEVGTHETAGDPTETAIVDAALELKMNKNELEKQYPRQEEVPFDSERKRMATINRMEEGQLRVNVKGGLDEVLAVTTNILMHGKVRPLTDEDRSTILEENHRMAQSALRVLAVAYRDIDALPAEVSAETVEKELVFVGLLGLIDPARPEVVEAVMKCRTAGIRPVMITGDHKVTAVAIADEIGIFNEGDRAITGSDLAAMPDESLRRDVKDYSVYARVAPEHKVRIVQAWQSQGQIVAMTGDGVNDAPALKQADIGVSMGIVGTEVAKDASDVILTDDNFATIVGAVEEGRRIYDNILKAIQFLLSANVGEVLLIFIASIFNIGNPLTPILILWINLVTDSLPALALSMDPAEKDIMTRRPRDPKQGFFTKGMIWRIFYQGATIGLISLAAYLIGRRDGIEAGLEDPGALGRTMAFAVLGFSQLLHVRNLHSNKRSSFRTSIFSNLPLLGAIFLSALLLLAVLLIPAVSRIFGVIPMDSIHWLYVGALSLVPILVVELVKLVRLNHTKDEY; encoded by the coding sequence ATGAAACCCTATTACAGTCAGCCGGCAGAAGAATTGTTGCGGCAACTCAATGCGAATGCCGATACCGGACTATCGGATGAGGAAGTGAAACAACGCCTCGCAACCCATGGTCCCAATGAGCTTCAGTCGGCAAAGCAGAAATCGCTGTTTGCCATCTTCTTCGAGCAGTTCAAGAGCAGCATGGTGGTGATCCTCTTCATTGCAGCCATCGTATCGGGTGTGATTGGCGTGATGCATCATGAGGGGCTGACCGAGAGCTACGTGATCCTGGCCATCCTGATCATCAATGCGATCATCGGCACGGTACAGGAGCGGAAGGCACAGTCGTCGCTCGAAGCACTGAACAGGATGAGTGCACCCCAGACCAAGGTGTTGCGTGGAGGACAGGTGGCGGAGGTGGTCTCCACCGCCATCGTGCCGGGCGACATCGTCATCCTCGATACAGGTGACATCATCCCGGCCGATTTGAGGCTGCTGGAGGCGGTGAACATGAAGGTGCAAGAGTCGGCCCTCACCGGCGAGTCGGTGCCGGTGGAGAAGCATCACGGGCTGCTGGAGGAGGGTGAGGTGCCGCTGGGTGACCGTGACAACATGGCATTTTCTACCAGCGTAGTGACCTATGGCCGTGGAAAAGGAGTCGTGGTGGGTACCGGCATGCAGACTGAGGTGGGTAAGATCGCCCATATGCTGCAACATACCGAGAACACCGACACCCCCATGGGCAAGCGGCTCCATCAGCTGGGCCGCATCCTGGGCTACGTGGCGCTGGGCATCTGTGCCCTGATCTTCGGCGTGGGCATCCTCTATGGAAACGACTGGCTGGAGATGCTGATGATGGCGGTGAGCCTCGCAGTGGCGGCCATTCCCGAGGGGCTGCAGATCGTCTCCACCATCGTGCTGGCCATAGGCGTACAGCGACTGGTGAAGCAGAACGCCATCGTGCGTACCCTCCCCTCAGTGGAGACGCTGGGCAGCACCACGGTGATCTGCTCCGACAAGACCGGTACGCTCACACAAAATAAGATGACCATCGTGGAAGGATGGAGTGGCGGCAACCGAATCGACTTCCGCAATGCACCGCTGCCGGAGGAGCTCGACAAAGATGAACGGATGCTGCTGATGAGCTCGCTGCTCTGTACCGATGCCCATCTGAAGATGACGGAAGTGGGAACCCACGAGACGGCAGGTGATCCCACCGAGACTGCCATCGTGGATGCGGCCTTGGAGCTGAAAATGAACAAGAACGAACTGGAAAAGCAATACCCGCGACAGGAGGAGGTTCCTTTTGACTCAGAACGAAAACGTATGGCCACCATCAACCGGATGGAGGAGGGTCAGCTGCGCGTCAACGTGAAGGGAGGACTCGACGAAGTGCTGGCAGTCACCACAAATATCCTGATGCATGGCAAGGTGCGTCCCCTTACCGACGAAGACCGGTCGACCATCCTGGAGGAGAACCATCGCATGGCACAGTCGGCACTGCGTGTGTTGGCAGTAGCCTATCGCGACATCGACGCACTGCCTGCCGAGGTGAGCGCTGAGACGGTAGAAAAGGAGCTTGTATTTGTTGGTTTGCTCGGACTGATAGACCCTGCCCGTCCCGAGGTTGTGGAGGCTGTGATGAAGTGCCGTACGGCCGGCATCCGTCCCGTGATGATCACCGGCGACCACAAGGTGACCGCTGTGGCCATTGCCGATGAGATTGGTATTTTCAACGAAGGAGATCGTGCAATCACCGGCAGCGACCTGGCTGCGATGCCCGACGAGTCGCTGCGGCGTGATGTGAAGGACTATTCAGTATACGCGCGGGTGGCACCCGAGCACAAGGTACGCATCGTGCAGGCCTGGCAGTCGCAGGGCCAGATTGTGGCGATGACCGGTGACGGTGTGAACGACGCCCCGGCACTGAAGCAGGCCGACATCGGTGTCTCAATGGGTATCGTGGGCACCGAGGTGGCCAAGGATGCCTCCGACGTGATCCTAACCGACGATAACTTCGCCACCATCGTGGGGGCAGTGGAGGAGGGACGCCGCATCTACGACAACATCCTCAAGGCAATTCAATTCCTGCTCTCGGCAAACGTAGGCGAGGTGCTGCTGATCTTCATCGCCTCCATCTTCAACATCGGCAACCCGCTCACCCCGATCCTGATCCTCTGGATCAACCTGGTGACCGACAGCTTGCCGGCACTGGCCCTCAGCATGGATCCTGCGGAGAAAGATATCATGACCCGTCGTCCGCGCGATCCAAAACAGGGATTCTTCACCAAGGGGATGATCTGGCGCATCTTCTACCAGGGTGCCACCATTGGCCTCATCTCATTGGCTGCCTATCTGATTGGACGTCGCGATGGCATAGAGGCAGGCCTGGAAGACCCGGGAGCATTGGGACGCACCATGGCATTTGCCGTATTGGGATTCTCCCAGCTGTTGCACGTGCGAAATCTGCATTCCAACAAACGCTCATCTTTCCGTACCAGTATCTTCAGCAACCTGCCATTGCTGGGCGCTATCTTCCTTTCGGCCCTGCTGCTGCTGGCGGTATTGCTGATTCCGGCCGTAAGCCGCATCTTCGGGGTGATTCCGATGGACAGCATCCATTGGCTCTATGTGGGTGCACTCTCACTGGTTCCAATCCTGGTGGTTGAACTGGTTAAATTGGTGCGGCTCAACCATACGAAAGATGAATACTGA
- a CDS encoding OadG family protein, translating to MENINEALTLLAIGMIMVFLILTLVVGVGNLVIGITNRYIREATQPAKATGGGKAIQPRKLAAIAAVVDVITRGKGRVDSIEKR from the coding sequence ATGGAAAATATAAATGAGGCCTTAACCCTGCTGGCAATAGGGATGATCATGGTATTTCTTATCCTCACCCTTGTGGTGGGGGTGGGCAACCTGGTAATCGGGATTACCAACCGGTATATCAGGGAAGCAACACAGCCGGCAAAGGCTACCGGTGGGGGTAAGGCAATTCAACCCCGCAAACTGGCAGCAATCGCTGCCGTGGTAGATGTGATCACCCGTGGAAAAGGGAGGGTCGACTCCATCGAGAAGCGATAA
- a CDS encoding oxaloacetate decarboxylase, producing MAKEIKFSLLYRDMWQSSGKYVPTVEQLTEVAPAIIEMGCFARVETNGGGFEQINLLFGENPNKAVRDWTQPFNDAGIQTHMLERGLNGIRMSPVPSDVRRLMFRVKKQQGTDIARSFDGLNDPRNLKDSIVFAKEAGMISQAALSLTVSPVHTVKYYTELADTLIGMGADEICIKDMAGVGRPATIGRIIKQIKEKHANIPVTYHGHAGPGFQMASILEAAHAGAEYIDVAMEPLSWGTGHADLLAVQAMLKDAGFKVPEINMKAYMKVRSLTQKFMDDFLGYYIDSKNRVMNSLLIGPGLPGGMMGSLMADLENNLASLNRWKVKNGQPELTQDDLLVKLFDEVTHVWPMVGYPPLVTPYSQYVKNLALMNVLQLEKGKERWSMIADNIWDMILGKSGKLPGEPAPEIVAMAKEQGREFYTGNPQELYPDKLDSFRAEMKQNNWELGQDEEELFELAMHPEQYRAYKSGEAKKAFEADLAKRKAEASAPAETNGAPAAAVTSSVAESQSFMPKQLVVNVDNEEFVVNISYPGSGNSSAQAAPKENAPAAPVAAAPVTGDVKEVLSPLEGKFFLTKESSESPLKVGDSVKEGDLIGYIESMKTYNAVTAEVSGRVTEICFDNGASVDEDDTLVKLQ from the coding sequence ATGGCAAAAGAGATTAAATTCAGTCTCCTTTACAGAGACATGTGGCAATCGTCAGGAAAGTATGTCCCCACGGTGGAACAGCTCACCGAGGTGGCTCCCGCGATCATTGAGATGGGTTGTTTCGCCCGCGTGGAAACCAATGGCGGCGGCTTCGAACAGATTAACCTGCTGTTCGGTGAAAACCCCAACAAGGCGGTGCGCGACTGGACACAGCCCTTCAACGATGCAGGCATCCAGACCCACATGCTGGAGAGGGGATTGAACGGCATCCGGATGAGCCCCGTGCCATCGGATGTACGGCGACTAATGTTCCGGGTGAAGAAGCAGCAGGGCACCGATATCGCCCGTTCGTTCGACGGTCTGAATGATCCCCGCAACCTGAAGGATTCTATTGTTTTCGCGAAGGAGGCAGGCATGATCTCACAAGCGGCGCTCAGCCTCACCGTCTCACCCGTACACACGGTGAAATACTACACCGAACTGGCTGATACGCTGATCGGGATGGGTGCCGATGAGATCTGCATCAAGGACATGGCAGGCGTGGGACGTCCCGCCACCATCGGGCGGATCATCAAGCAAATCAAGGAGAAACATGCCAACATTCCTGTCACCTACCACGGTCATGCCGGTCCCGGTTTCCAGATGGCTTCCATCCTGGAGGCGGCTCATGCCGGTGCGGAGTATATCGACGTGGCAATGGAGCCTCTCTCCTGGGGTACCGGCCATGCCGACCTGCTGGCGGTACAGGCCATGTTGAAAGATGCCGGCTTCAAGGTGCCTGAGATCAACATGAAGGCCTATATGAAGGTGCGTTCCCTCACGCAGAAGTTCATGGATGATTTCCTGGGTTACTACATCGACTCCAAGAACAGGGTGATGAACTCGCTGTTGATCGGTCCCGGTCTGCCCGGTGGCATGATGGGCAGCCTGATGGCCGACCTGGAGAACAACCTCGCCTCTCTGAACCGCTGGAAGGTGAAGAACGGCCAACCCGAGCTGACGCAGGATGACCTGTTGGTCAAGCTGTTCGACGAGGTGACCCATGTGTGGCCCATGGTGGGTTATCCACCATTGGTGACCCCCTACAGCCAGTACGTGAAGAACCTGGCGCTGATGAACGTGTTGCAGCTCGAGAAGGGCAAGGAGCGCTGGTCGATGATCGCCGACAACATCTGGGATATGATCCTCGGCAAGTCGGGCAAGCTGCCCGGTGAGCCGGCCCCCGAGATCGTGGCGATGGCGAAGGAGCAGGGCCGTGAATTCTACACCGGCAATCCTCAGGAGCTCTACCCCGACAAGCTGGACAGCTTCCGTGCCGAGATGAAACAAAACAACTGGGAACTGGGCCAGGATGAGGAGGAACTCTTCGAACTGGCGATGCATCCCGAACAGTACCGTGCCTACAAGTCGGGTGAAGCCAAGAAGGCTTTCGAAGCTGACCTGGCAAAACGCAAGGCAGAGGCAAGCGCACCTGCTGAAACAAACGGGGCTCCTGCTGCTGCAGTAACCTCATCCGTAGCAGAGAGTCAGTCATTCATGCCGAAGCAGCTGGTGGTGAATGTGGACAACGAGGAGTTCGTGGTTAACATCTCCTATCCGGGGAGTGGCAACAGCAGCGCACAAGCAGCACCAAAAGAGAATGCCCCCGCTGCCCCGGTGGCAGCAGCCCCGGTAACGGGTGATGTGAAGGAGGTGCTCTCACCGCTGGAAGGGAAGTTCTTCCTCACCAAGGAGTCGTCAGAGAGCCCGCTGAAGGTGGGAGATAGCGTGAAGGAGGGCGACCTGATCGGCTACATTGAGTCGATGAAGACCTACAACGCCGTCACTGCCGAGGTGAGTGGCAGGGTTACCGAGATCTGCTTCGACAACGGTGCCTCGGTCGATGAGGATGACACGCTGGTTAAACTGCAATAG
- a CDS encoding sodium ion-translocating decarboxylase subunit beta yields the protein MGDIFSNIAEMTGFSTMGWETILMWLIAFVLLYLGIKKQYEPLLLVPIGFGVLLANLPGAGLGIVDTSLVHNADGSYMSLLDIADQHGIMNFLYFALIKTGILPPIIFMGVGVLTDFGPMLRNLKLSLFGGAAQLGIFSVLMGAVLMGFTLPEAASLGIIGGADGPTAIYTTIKLAPHLLGPIAIAAYSYMALVPVIIPFIAKLLMTEKEFKIHMKKMDKQYPPKHEIKHMKTVKIIFPIVLGVIVSVLVPSSAPLLGMLLFGNLVKEIGSSTGRLADAASGPIMNTATIFLGLTVGATMTSEVFLSFQTLGIIVGGLLAFGVSVAGGIFAVKGYNLFSKKKINPLVGATGLSAVPMASRVANDVALKYDKSNHILQYCMASNVSGVIGSAVAAGVLISFLG from the coding sequence ATGGGAGATATTTTTTCCAACATCGCGGAGATGACCGGGTTCAGCACCATGGGGTGGGAGACCATCCTGATGTGGCTGATCGCCTTTGTGCTGCTCTACCTGGGCATCAAAAAACAGTATGAACCGTTGCTGCTGGTACCCATCGGCTTCGGTGTGTTGCTGGCCAACCTGCCGGGGGCAGGGCTGGGCATCGTAGACACATCGCTGGTGCACAACGCCGACGGCAGCTACATGAGCCTGCTCGATATCGCCGACCAGCATGGCATCATGAACTTCCTCTATTTTGCCCTGATCAAGACCGGTATCCTGCCCCCCATCATCTTCATGGGGGTGGGTGTGCTGACCGACTTCGGACCAATGTTGCGCAACCTGAAGCTCTCCCTCTTCGGGGGAGCGGCTCAGCTGGGCATCTTCTCGGTGCTGATGGGTGCGGTGCTGATGGGCTTCACCCTGCCGGAGGCTGCCTCACTCGGCATCATCGGCGGTGCCGACGGCCCTACGGCCATCTACACCACTATCAAGCTGGCACCTCACCTACTAGGGCCGATCGCCATCGCCGCCTACTCTTACATGGCGCTGGTGCCGGTGATCATCCCCTTCATCGCGAAGCTGCTGATGACCGAGAAGGAGTTCAAGATCCACATGAAGAAGATGGACAAGCAGTATCCGCCGAAGCATGAGATCAAGCATATGAAGACAGTGAAGATCATCTTTCCCATCGTGCTGGGGGTAATCGTCTCGGTGTTGGTGCCCTCCTCGGCACCGCTGCTGGGGATGTTGCTCTTCGGCAACCTGGTGAAGGAAATAGGTTCCAGTACCGGTCGACTAGCCGATGCTGCCTCCGGGCCCATCATGAACACCGCTACCATCTTCCTCGGCCTTACTGTGGGGGCAACCATGACCTCAGAGGTGTTCCTTTCGTTTCAGACGCTGGGTATCATTGTGGGGGGGCTGCTCGCCTTTGGTGTCTCGGTAGCGGGGGGTATTTTTGCCGTGAAAGGATACAATCTTTTCTCGAAGAAGAAGATCAACCCGCTGGTGGGTGCTACCGGACTGAGTGCCGTGCCGATGGCTTCACGCGTAGCCAACGATGTGGCGTTAAAGTATGACAAATCGAACCATATCCTGCAGTACTGCATGGCCAGCAATGTCTCCGGCGTGATTGGATCGGCCGTGGCTGCCGGCGTGCTGATCTCATTTCTGGGATAA
- a CDS encoding PLP-dependent aminotransferase family protein, whose translation MTTPGLQASNQPRFAQSSAALNSSEIRDLMSLASAPDIISFAGGMPGNELFPLDEMDRIYNSLTKSEKQTALQYGPTSGLPSLLESLSGYLETKGLPVKENRLLITTGSLQAIHILARAFIDPGDRVVVENPSFIGALSAFRACQAELQAIPLRGDGMDISLLAKELNSDAPLPKFLYFAPNFHNPAGIIYSMEVKQQMIALLQGRNIPVIEDDVYSDIWFHEEDLQEMKNLKAINPQGIDICFTGSFSKILGPGLRLGWMLVPEAIYRKCELIKQSIDACSPSLSQVLADKFIRSGEIYRYAARVREEYKKRGETMIAELEAHLPEYVTFERPRGGFYTWLQLPKGTDSTTILKRAIEKGVVFVTGKTFDPAGLQNDHMRVSFCNTDAETIRRGIPLIAQAIRENIEK comes from the coding sequence ATGACCACTCCCGGTTTACAGGCAAGCAATCAGCCTCGCTTCGCGCAAAGCAGCGCAGCACTCAACTCCTCCGAGATACGGGACCTGATGAGCCTCGCCTCCGCCCCCGACATCATCTCTTTCGCCGGGGGGATGCCGGGCAACGAACTCTTCCCGCTCGACGAGATGGATCGCATCTACAACAGCCTCACCAAAAGTGAGAAGCAAACCGCCTTGCAGTACGGTCCCACGAGCGGACTCCCCTCCCTGCTCGAGTCACTCTCAGGCTACCTGGAAACAAAGGGACTGCCGGTGAAGGAAAACCGGTTGCTGATCACCACCGGATCGCTGCAGGCGATTCATATCCTGGCGAGGGCATTTATTGACCCGGGGGACCGGGTAGTGGTGGAGAACCCCTCCTTTATCGGGGCACTTTCTGCCTTTCGCGCTTGTCAGGCGGAGCTGCAAGCCATCCCGCTTAGGGGCGACGGGATGGATATATCATTGCTGGCAAAGGAGCTGAACAGTGATGCTCCGCTGCCCAAGTTCCTCTATTTTGCACCCAACTTCCACAACCCGGCGGGCATCATCTACTCGATGGAGGTGAAGCAACAGATGATCGCGCTGTTGCAAGGAAGGAACATACCGGTGATCGAAGATGATGTATACAGTGACATCTGGTTTCACGAGGAGGATCTACAGGAGATGAAGAACCTCAAGGCGATCAACCCACAGGGGATTGACATCTGCTTCACCGGCTCCTTCTCCAAGATCCTGGGCCCCGGCCTGCGACTGGGATGGATGCTGGTACCGGAGGCGATCTACCGCAAGTGTGAACTGATCAAGCAGTCGATCGACGCCTGCTCCCCCTCTCTCTCGCAGGTGTTGGCGGACAAGTTCATCCGCAGCGGGGAGATATACCGTTATGCTGCCCGCGTGCGGGAGGAGTACAAAAAAAGAGGGGAAACGATGATCGCGGAACTGGAAGCACACCTACCCGAATATGTCACCTTCGAGCGACCGCGCGGAGGCTTCTACACCTGGCTGCAGCTGCCAAAGGGGACCGATTCCACCACCATTCTGAAGAGAGCCATTGAAAAAGGGGTGGTCTTCGTAACCGGCAAGACGTTTGATCCCGCGGGACTACAGAACGACCACATGCGGGTCTCCTTCTGCAATACCGATGCGGAAACCATCCGCCGCGGCATCCCCCTCATCGCCCAGGCCATTCGCGAGAACATCGAGAAGTAA
- a CDS encoding ACT domain-containing protein, whose product MLIKQLSVFLEDRSGRLTELTRILAENDVNITALTVAETADYGMVRMVVGRPERAKEALEQAGFTVGLTEVVCAKMPDRAGSLHRILQILTDEQINVDYMYAFSNSNVALAVIRSADISRVGAVLQQHKLELLSGSDLYQM is encoded by the coding sequence ATGCTGATCAAACAATTATCCGTGTTCCTGGAAGACCGGTCGGGACGACTTACAGAGCTGACCCGCATCCTGGCAGAGAACGACGTCAACATCACAGCCCTCACCGTGGCTGAGACTGCCGATTATGGCATGGTACGCATGGTGGTGGGACGACCGGAGAGAGCCAAGGAAGCACTCGAACAGGCCGGCTTCACGGTGGGCCTCACCGAGGTGGTCTGTGCGAAGATGCCCGACCGGGCCGGGTCTCTCCACCGGATCCTGCAGATCCTTACTGATGAACAGATCAACGTGGACTACATGTACGCCTTCTCCAACAGCAACGTGGCACTGGCAGTAATCCGCAGTGCTGACATCAGTCGCGTGGGCGCCGTGCTGCAGCAACACAAGCTGGAATTACTCTCCGGCAGCGATCTTTATCAAATGTAA